AAGAATCTAGCTAAAATTGATTATAGTGGTAGATACGCACAAATATATAAATCCATTGAAAAATATAGGTTATGAAATTATTATAGGTGAATGATTCCAAAATGGCAAAACAATAATCcaaaatatattcaaaaaagTTAAGAGTGAACTTAAATATATTGCTCATATGtgttcaagaaaaaaaaaatttcttcaatGATTTAATAATAGATTATGTAATTTAACGATCAGATTCATATaatgtaaattaatttttgtagaAGGATATAAGCAACTTAAGTATAAagatatatattcttttataatCAATGAGACTAAAACTCAGAAAATAAAACTACACAAAAATTGTTCTAGGAATTAGATAACTTCTAATATTAGCAAAAAAGTTGAAGAGAAATCATGTTAAGAAATAGAGAGAGGATATTATTACAGGTGATAAATAATGATTCAATGAGTAAGACCTCCATGCCTGAGGTTCCAATAAAAGAACACCACcctgagatgaagaagaaagaatatatattaacatGTAGAATTATATAATAATGGATTATATATGAGTAAATAACACACATAAATTAAGGTAAAATACTTACTGGTCGAAGTACCTCCCAAATCTTGTTAAAAAATGTGATTAAGCCTTGGTCtccaaaatttaaatgtatCCATTGAGTTACACTAAAGCTGCATTGCACAaggttaatatattttatttcatgcaaTCCAAGCATTggagaaatttaaaagaaaaatcacttTTATGCATCACTTTCTTCATGCTTAAGATCCTaagtgacaaaaataaaataaaataagtttagaAGTGctatatgaaattaaaaactCTGTTTTTCATTTGGTGTAACAAGAAAAAAAGGTTACCAAGTAACAGTATCATAAAGTTCTGGATGCTGGCTCTCCATAAAATTCTCTTGTTTGAATGTAACCACTTCAAGCAGATTTCTTTTCTCCAATGAAGAAGGTTCCGATGGCGCCACTTCCTTCTCCGGCGAAGCAGCAGCGCGTTGCGCCGAATCATCCGAATTATTCTCAGAGGATCCTCCCATTTGCATTAGCAAACAAGAATctctcaaatttaaatttgcTTGCTCAACAAGTTCTGGAAAATTGGCCAGAAGAACAATAAATCAATAAGGAACAAAACACTTACCTATTCTCACATCCCAATTCAGAGTTCAAAGCTTGATGAATAATAGCACACATGATTCTATAATGTGAATGAAATTGAACTTTAAGATATAAAAAACATACATAATCCTAATAAGATCAAAGTTACTTGCTAAAGAAGGCACTATCCAAATTATCcaatagaaacaaaaaatactGAATAATGGAGAAAACAAATCAACAACTGATACCAGGATCAATGTCAATTGCAAGAATGCTCTGGCACCGGAACATTTTCGCTGCgaaaaagaacaaagaaacaacatttagaaatgaaaatttACCATCATAACACAAGTTTCAAACTTCAATTCAATGCATAACAGcagaatcatttttttttccattaaatTGCAGACCAAGAATACATAAATTTCTAACATTTCAAATGATATGATCACTTTAATAAGCTAAGGGAAGATTGAATCTTTGGAGAGTTAAAGAAAATACCAATGGAAATGGTTAATGTCCCAT
The Arachis duranensis cultivar V14167 chromosome 5, aradu.V14167.gnm2.J7QH, whole genome shotgun sequence genome window above contains:
- the LOC107489813 gene encoding probable RNA methyltransferase At5g51130; amino-acid sequence: MAAKEGDIGLHQVPFQDSSESESDNNDDIEIESEKEEEKNQKKNQSPSPLSRRQYGNFRRYYEHRNEEGPEEDPRLELLRKEWFEDKECLDIGCNDGTLTISIAKMFRCQSILAIDIDPELVEQANLNLRDSCLLMQMGGSSENNSDDSAQRAAASPEKEVAPSEPSSLEKRNLLEVVTFKQENFMESQHPELYDTVTCFSVTQWIHLNFGDQGLITFFNKIWEVLRPGGVLLLEPQAWRSYSLNHYLSPVAKKNYSEIEIRPKDFQKILLNKIGFRTVEHINSGWIDAKHLRFNRPVLVFKK